Proteins found in one Plectropomus leopardus isolate mb chromosome 9, YSFRI_Pleo_2.0, whole genome shotgun sequence genomic segment:
- the LOC121948321 gene encoding catechol O-methyltransferase-like, whose translation MWLLVVSVPLLPAIVMLSRLYRVKAAALCHRALARALKMVRASVCVRSTHAFVFSKCTHGKADSVLETFDLYADTHPSLCISPQTAEALDEVVRRVRPSRVLELGTHCGYSSVRLLHLLPPAGRLITVELDPVTAELGEEIILVAGFKHSQFQVLTSSSAEAIPTLRSSLELNQGTSEGLSLVLMDHDPLQYLPDLLALEREELLCPSGCSVVLISRNQRAGDLREILSHIRARPDCYCVRSQLQFMTEIFYQEKSTRTETQL comes from the exons ATGTGGCTCCTGGTCGTTTCCGTGCCGCTGCTTCCCGCCATCGTCATGTTATCCAGACTTTATCGTGTCAAAGCTGCCGCGCTGTGCCATCGAGCCCTGGCGAGGGCGCTGAAGATGGTGCGAGCGAGTGTGTGCGTGAGAAGCACACACGCCTTTGTGTTCTCCAAATGCACCCACGGCAAAGCTGACAGCGTCCTGGAGACCTTTGACCTTTACGCTGACACACACCCCTCCCTCTGCATCAGCCCGCAGACTG CTGAAGCTCTGGATGAAGTGGTGAGGCGTGTCCGTCCCTCCCGCGTGTTGGAGCTGGGGACGCACTGTGGCTACAGTTCAGTCCGCCTGCTGCAtctgctgccccctgctggcaGACTGATCACAGTGGAGTTGGACCCAGTCACAGCAGAACTGGGGGAGGAAATCATACTGGTGGCTGGCTTCAAACACTCCCAG TTCCAGGTGCTGACATCGAGCTCAGCTGAGGCCATCCCGACTTTGCGTTCATCTCTGGAGCTTAATCAAGGGACCAGTGAGGGGCTCAGTCTGGTGCTGATGGACCATGACCCCCTGCAGTATCTTCCAGACCTGCTGGCtctggagagagaggagctgctctGCCCCTCTGGCTGCTCCGTCGTTCTGATCTCCAGGAACCAAAGAGCCGGAGATCTCAGAGAGATCCTGAGTCACATCAGAGCGAGGCCCGACTGCTACTGTGTTAGGTCACAGCTTCAGTTTATGACGGAGATCTTCTATCAAGAGAAAAGCACCAGGACAGAAACACAGTTATAG